AACAGGCCTGCACCGCATCCAGGGCGACCCGGCCCGGCGCCAACCGGCCGGAGACGGTGGACACCAGGTGCATGACGTGGCTGTAGCGCTCCACCTCGCGATACTGATTCACCTTGACCGAGCCCGGCACGCACACCCGGCCCAGGTCGTTGCGGCCGAGATCGACCAGCATCAGATGCTCGGCATTCTCCTTCTCGTCCGCGAGCAGGTCCTTGGCCAGCAGGATGTCGTCCTCCTCGGTCACCCCGCGCCACCGGGTCCCGGCGATCGGGTGCGTGGTCGCGGTCCCGTCCACCACGCCGACCAGTGCCTCCGGGCTGGAACCGACGATCGAGAAGGCGGTCCCGCCGGCCTCGTCCGGCACATGCATCAGGTACATGTACGGGCTCGGATTGGTCGCGCGCAACATCCGATAGAGGTCGATCGGTTCCCCCGCGTAGTCCATCTCGAACCGTTGCGACAGCACGACCTGGAACGCTTCGCCGGCCTCGATCTCACCGACCAGACGCCGCACGTCCGCGTGGAACTCGGGGCTGCTGCGCTGCCTGCGATAGTCCGGCTCGGGCCGCTCGAACGTCGCCACCGTCGACGCCGCCGGGGCGGCCAACGCCGCGGTCATCCGGTCCAGCCGGGCCAGCGCATCGTCGTACGCCTCGTCGACCAAGGTGGGCGCACCGTCCCAGTTCACCGCATTGGCGATCAGGGTGATCGCCCCCTCGTGATGATCGAATGCGGCCAGATCGACAGCCAACAGCATCACCATCTCGGGCACGGCGAGGTCGTCCAGCGCGTGGTCGGGCAATCGCTCGATCCGGCGCGCCACGTCGTAGCCCCAGTAGCCGACCATCCCGCCCGTCAGCGGGGGCAGCCCGGGCAGGCGTTCGGTTGCCAACAGCCGCAAGGTGCGTCGCAACGCGTCCAACGGATCGCCGCCGGCGGGGACATCGGCCGGTGTCACCCCCAGCCAGGCTGCCTCCCCGTCGACCACGGTCAATGCCGCCGGGCTACCGGCGCCGACGAACGACCACCGCGACCACGAGCGGCCGTTCTCCGCCGACTCGAACAGGAAGGTGCCGGGCCGGTCCGCGGCCAACTTTCGGTAGGTGGACAGTGGCGTCTCCGAATCCGCAAGCACCTTCCGGGTCACCGGCACCACCCGATGGCTCGCGGCGAGCTGTCGGAACTGTTCCCGGGTGATGGTCGTATCGGCGGTCGGGGCGGGCATAGGCGTCATCATCGCAGAGCGGCCGACCTACACTGACGACATGAAGGCAGGTCAGCAGGCGCCCCAGTTCACCCTCCCCGACCAGACCGGCACCGATCGGTCGTTGGACGAGTTGCTGGCCGCCGGACCGGTGGTGCTGTTCTTCTACCCGGGTGCGAACACGCCGACCTGCACCGCCGAGGCCTGCCACTTCCGGGATCTGGCCGGCGAATTCGCCGCCGTCGGCGCCAGCCGGGTCGGGATCAGCACCGACGATGTCGAGACCCAGGCCGGATTTGCCGGCAAGCAAGGCTTCGACTACCCACTACTGTCCGATTCCGACGGAACGGTCGCGAGCGCGTTCGGCGTGAAGCGGGGATTGCTCGGCAAGCTTGCCCCGGTGAAGCGGCAAACCTTCGTGATCGACACCGACCGGACCGTGCTGGCGGTGATCACCGGCGAGCTACGCGCGAACACGCACGCCGACGACGCGCTGACGTTCTTGCGGAATCGGTGATACCGGGCACCGTCGGACGTCGTCGCTGTGACATAGGCTGGCACTATGAGTTCGCAGGCTAGCCCGGCCACCGCACCCGACAAAAGCGTGCCGAAGTGGCTGATTCGAGTAATCGCCGTCGTTCTCGGCATCGTCGTGTTGGTGATCGCCTACTTCATCCTGGCGGCGTTCGTCCCGCGCTGGTGGGCGCAGCGGATCGGCAGTCTGGCCGATCAAAGCATCGCCCGGGGCATCACCTGGGGATTGTTCTTCGGATTCGTCTGTACGTTCGTGCCGCTACTGCTGCTGCTGTTCGGCGCGCTGCGAATGCGCCGGCGGGGCGGGAGGTACCTGGCGCCGATGGCCGCGATCCTGGCGCTGATCGTGGCGGCACCGAACCTGATGACGCTGACCATCGTCTGGGGCACCGGGGGCGGGGCACATGCGGGCGAGCGCATCCTCGATGTCGACGGTCCCGGTTTCCGCGGCGCGACCCTGACCGGCGCCGTCGTCGCGCTGCTGGTGTTCCTGCTGACCGGCTACTTCGTCGCCCGCTACCGTAAGCGCGGCAAGGATCTCCGCCGCGCGCGCAACCGCGAAGGGATCGATTCCGCGGTGGACGCCATGGAGCGCAGCGAACGCAACGAACACAACAACAAGCGGTAGCTCCCGGACCGGAACCGCTGCCCTGTGACGACGATCTCCCGCGCACCGGCCGGGTGCACGGGAGATCTCGGGTAACAGTTCGTGCTCAGCCGGGCAGCTTGGCCGCGAGCACGTCGACCTGCTCGATTGTCGGCGGCTCGGCCAGCAGCTCCGGCGCCTTGGCCATCAGCGCTGCTGCGATCTGGCCTTGCAGGTGAGCCGTCCGTCCTGCCTCATCGGGGAAGGCGTCGAAGATGCCGAACTCGACCGGACCGAGCCGCAGCGCGAACCAGGCCGTCGTGGCCGGCTCCTGCTCGGCCAGCGGTAGGCCGAGCTGGAGGAACTCGGCGAGGTCGCCCTCCCTACCCGGCTTGGCGACCAGACGAACCAGTAGACCCGTGCGGACCATGACGTCACCCCTACTTCCTGCAGTAATTTGTGATCATCTCTGCGCCGCATCTCATTTCGAAGCGGACAAGCAGGTCCAGGCTACCACGACGCGCGCGTCGGACGATCTCGATCGACGCTCGTCGTCCGATCCGACCGCTCACCAACGCGTGCGGGGCACATCGAACTCGGCGCACAGCGCCCGCCACACCGCGCGCGGGTCCACCCCGGCCGCCAACGCCTGAGCGCCGGTGCGACCCGCCAACGTCGGGACCACATGGTCACGCAGCAACGCATCACCCCGCACGGCGCCGAACTCGCCATGCAACAACTCGTAGAATTCGGTCCGCCGCACCGAATCACGGTAACCGATCGTCGTCCGCGGCCGACCCGGCAGGATGGCGGCATGCGATGGTTGCGGACCGCCACGGCGAACCCGTCTGCGTCACTCTTCGCGGTGCAGCTGCTCGGCATCGCGGTCTACCCGGCGATGGACGACTCCCGGTTCGGCCGGGCAGCGTTCAACCTCTTCGGCGTGGTCGTCGTCCTGCTGGCGCTGTGGTCGGTGCAACACTCCCCCGGCCTGACCTGGGTCGCGGTGCTGCTCGCGCCACCGGCCGGGCTGCTGCTGCTGGTGCAGAGCGTGACCGACGAACCCCGACTGCTGCTCTGGTCGAGCCTGTTCGAGGCGACGCTCTACTTCTACGCCGCCGGCTGCATGATTTACTACATGCTCGCCGACCACGTGATCACCGCCGACGAGCTGTGGGCCATCGGCGCCACGTTCACCCTGGTGGCCTGGGCTTTCGCGCACACCTACGTGGTGGTTCAGGGGCTGGTGCCCCACAGTTTCACCGCCGCCGTCGAACCGGACCAGCAACGTAGCTGGGTCGAGCTGCTGTTTCTGTCGGTCACGACGCTGACCTCCACCGGCTTGTCCGATATCGTGCCGATCACTCCCGCCGCGCGGGCCGTGGTGATGTTCGAGCAGATCGCCGGACTCGGCTACGTGGGAATGCTGGTCTCCCGCATGGTCGGACTGACTATCCGGGAACGCGGGTAGCCGCGTGGCATACCGCCACCGGATCGGCGACCGTCGCCACCCCCCGGGCGGCCCGCTCGGCAGCGGCGGCGAAACTCGGCTCGGCAATCACCTGCAACACCGCAGCACGTAACCGATCCGGCTCCGGCGGGCGCACGAGCAACGCGCTGCCCTGACGCTGCGCGCGATTCGCGAGCTCCCACTGATCGCCGCCGCCGGGCACCGCGACCACCGGAGTTCCGGCCAGCAGCGCTTTGCTGAGCAGGCCGTGCCCGGCCCCACAGATCACCGCCGCGGCCTCGGGGAGCAGCTCGTCCTGCCGGCCCAATCCAGCGACCACCCCGGGTGGTAGTTCAGCCGGCGGGTCGATCATCGAGACGACCACTCGGACGTCGGTGCGGGCCAGACCGCGCAGCGCGGCATCCAGCATTCCGGCCGCGCCGGTGTGCGCGGTGGACGGCGCGATCATCACCAGCGGTCCGTCTCCCGGCGGCCGGGGCAGCCGGGCAGCGGTCGGCTCCCAATGCAACGGGCCGACGACGTGTGCGGTGTCCGGCCAATCCGGCCGCGATACCTCCAGCGCCGGCAGGGTGGCGATCAGTTCGGCGGCCGGTCCGGGATCGACCGCCGGCAAACCGACGCCGACCCGGGCCGCCGAACGTTGCGCTCGGCCCCGCCGGATCGCCGGCTTGGTCAGCGCCCGCAACAGCCGGTCCCGGGCGTGGCCCCGGACGCCGCGCCCGACGGCCAGCCCGCTGCCGATCGGTGGTAGCCCGATCGACGGTGCGTAAAGCGGGTGCGGCGACAACTGCACCCAAGCCACCCCGAGCCGCTCGGCCGCGAGCCCGCCACCGGCGGTAAGCACATCCGAAACCACCAGGTCCGGCGCCACCGCGGCCAGATCCGGCAGCAATTCGGTACTGATATAGGCAGCGCGCTCGTGCAGCCGCCGACCGGCGTCGGCATCGTCGTCGAACGAGCGTGGCGCCAGCCCGCGCAACAGCCGCGCATCCAGGCCCGCGTCGGCAGCGGGCTGGAGCCAACGCCGACCGGTGAAGAGCACCGGGTCGTCGCCCGCCGCCCGAAGGCGGGTGCAGAGCGCGATCGCCGGAAAGGCGTGACCCGGATCGGGGCCGGCAACCACGGCAACACGCATTCCGGCGAGGCTACCGGGCACGTGCCGCCGGCCGGTCGAAAAACGCACTACTGCTGGGCGGCCTGGCCTTTGTCCAGTTGCGGCGCGGCCGCCGGAGCCGCAGCGTCGGTCCCCCCCGCCGGCAGCTGCTCGCCCTTCATCGATGCCCGGATCTGTTCCAGGCGGCTGTGCCCGGCCATCTGAATCGAGGCCTGCTGGACCTCCATCATCCGACCACTCACCGAGTTCTGGGCCAGCTCGGCCGCGCCCAGCGCGTCGGCGTAGCGGCGCTCGATCTTGTCCCGGACCGCATCCAAGCTCGGTGTGCTGCCCGGCGCGGACAGCGTGCTGTCCATCGACCGCAACGACGCGCTGACCTGCTCCTGCATCTTCGCCTGCTCCAGCTGGCTGAGCAGTTTGGTCCGCTCGGCCACCTTCTGCTGCAGCATCATCGCGTTCTGCTCGACCGCCTTCTTGGCCTGGGTCGCCGCCTGCAACGCCTGATCATGCAGCACCTTGAGGTCTTCGACCCCTTGTTCGGCGGTAACCAGCTGCGCGGCGAACGCCTCCGCCGCGTTGGTGTACTGGATTGCCTTCTCCGAGTCACCGGCTGCAGCGGCCTGATCGGCGAGGGTGACCGCCTGGCGGGCGTTGGCATTGAGCTTCTCGACCTCGTCGAGCTGACGGCTCAACTTCATCTCCAGCTGACGCTGGTTGCCGATCACCGATGCGGCCTGCTGGGACAATGCCTGATGCTGACGCTGCGCATCCTCGATGGCCTGCTGGATCTGCACCTTCGGATCGGCATGCTCGTCGATCTTCGAATCGAAGAGCGCCATGAGGTACTTCCATGCTCTGACGAACGGATTAGCCATCGGTTTGGTCCCGCCTCCATCTCGTGCGACGCGTCACGCACGTCCCGGCGCACGACCTTCGTGCACCGCACCCGGTTCACTCCATGCCTTGCCCATTGCTGTGCCCTGGCCTACCCCGAATCTAACCCGTCCGGCGCGCCGCCACAGCGGAGCGTGGCGGACTGCTCGGTCAGGCCGCGCAGAGTTGTGGCGTATCGGCGGTCAACGACTCGCTGACCTCGGTCAGCATCGACGCCAGAGGCAACTCGAGCGCACCACAGATGGCGGCCAACAGTTCACTGGAGGCTTCCTTGCGGCCCCGCTCCACCTCGGAGAGATAGCCCAGGCTGACCCCGGCCGCGCCCGCGACCTCGCGTAGGGTCCGCCGTTGCGACATCCGTGACCGGCGCAGACTTTCACCGATCGCCTCGCGTAACAGCAGGGTCATTCGTGCCTCCTCGTCCGCGAACACGCCGTCCACGGTGTCGACCGCTCGATGTTCGACTGCCGATTCAACGCATTCCCCCGGGCGGAAGGTTCCCGACCCGGTCGCGCAGCGCCGCGATCGCCGCGGTGACAGCGCCGAGCCGGATCGTCCACCGATCCCCGGACAACGCCAACTGCCGGACCTCGACTCCATCCGGCCCGGCCACGCCGAGATACACCAAGCCGGGCGGACGGCCGTCCTGGGCCGCCGGACCGGCTACGCCGGTGAGCGCTACCCCCCAGTCGGCGCCGCAGGTGCGACGTGCGCCGGTGGCCAACTGCGCGGCAGTCGGCCCGGCCACCGGCCCGGATTCGACGAGTACCGCGGCGTCCACCCCGGCCAAGCTGTGTTTGAGGTCGGTCGCATAGACGACGACACCGCCGCGCAGTACGGCGCTGGCCCCGGGAACCCCGGCGATGGTTGCCGACAACAAACCGGCGGTCAACGACTCGGCAGTGGCCACCGTCGCCGAGACCGCACTCAGCGCCGCAACCAGTTCCGCGGCACCGGTCGCCGCGACCAGCGGATCGGTCGTCCCGGACCGGCTCACCGGGACTGCGGTGCCACCGGCAGCGGGGCCATCCGCAGCCGCGCCGCCTGGACCACGTAGTCGAGCCCGGTGACCACGGTGAGCCCGACCGCGACCCCCATC
Above is a genomic segment from Skermania piniformis containing:
- a CDS encoding DUF3046 domain-containing protein, encoding MRRTEFYELLHGEFGAVRGDALLRDHVVPTLAGRTGAQALAAGVDPRAVWRALCAEFDVPRTRW
- a CDS encoding anthranilate synthase component I; translated protein: MPAPTADTTITREQFRQLAASHRVVPVTRKVLADSETPLSTYRKLAADRPGTFLFESAENGRSWSRWSFVGAGSPAALTVVDGEAAWLGVTPADVPAGGDPLDALRRTLRLLATERLPGLPPLTGGMVGYWGYDVARRIERLPDHALDDLAVPEMVMLLAVDLAAFDHHEGAITLIANAVNWDGAPTLVDEAYDDALARLDRMTAALAAPAASTVATFERPEPDYRRQRSSPEFHADVRRLVGEIEAGEAFQVVLSQRFEMDYAGEPIDLYRMLRATNPSPYMYLMHVPDEAGGTAFSIVGSSPEALVGVVDGTATTHPIAGTRWRGVTEEDDILLAKDLLADEKENAEHLMLVDLGRNDLGRVCVPGSVKVNQYREVERYSHVMHLVSTVSGRLAPGRVALDAVQACFPAGTLSGAPKVRAMELIDELEPTRRGLYGGIIGYLDFAGDADTAIAIRTALLRRGTAYVQAGAGVVADSVPEYEDTETLNKALVVLAAIAAARTLQPFEAGQPFARDSA
- a CDS encoding glycosyltransferase, which encodes MRVAVVAGPDPGHAFPAIALCTRLRAAGDDPVLFTGRRWLQPAADAGLDARLLRGLAPRSFDDDADAGRRLHERAAYISTELLPDLAAVAPDLVVSDVLTAGGGLAAERLGVAWVQLSPHPLYAPSIGLPPIGSGLAVGRGVRGHARDRLLRALTKPAIRRGRAQRSAARVGVGLPAVDPGPAAELIATLPALEVSRPDWPDTAHVVGPLHWEPTAARLPRPPGDGPLVMIAPSTAHTGAAGMLDAALRGLARTDVRVVVSMIDPPAELPPGVVAGLGRQDELLPEAAAVICGAGHGLLSKALLAGTPVVAVPGGGDQWELANRAQRQGSALLVRPPEPDRLRAAVLQVIAEPSFAAAAERAARGVATVADPVAVCHAATRVPG
- a CDS encoding putative quinol monooxygenase is translated as MVRTGLLVRLVAKPGREGDLAEFLQLGLPLAEQEPATTAWFALRLGPVEFGIFDAFPDEAGRTAHLQGQIAAALMAKAPELLAEPPTIEQVDVLAAKLPG
- a CDS encoding potassium channel family protein; the encoded protein is MRWLRTATANPSASLFAVQLLGIAVYPAMDDSRFGRAAFNLFGVVVVLLALWSVQHSPGLTWVAVLLAPPAGLLLLVQSVTDEPRLLLWSSLFEATLYFYAAGCMIYYMLADHVITADELWAIGATFTLVAWAFAHTYVVVQGLVPHSFTAAVEPDQQRSWVELLFLSVTTLTSTGLSDIVPITPAARAVVMFEQIAGLGYVGMLVSRMVGLTIRERG
- a CDS encoding permease; the protein is MSSQASPATAPDKSVPKWLIRVIAVVLGIVVLVIAYFILAAFVPRWWAQRIGSLADQSIARGITWGLFFGFVCTFVPLLLLLFGALRMRRRGGRYLAPMAAILALIVAAPNLMTLTIVWGTGGGAHAGERILDVDGPGFRGATLTGAVVALLVFLLTGYFVARYRKRGKDLRRARNREGIDSAVDAMERSERNEHNNKR
- a CDS encoding peroxiredoxin yields the protein MKAGQQAPQFTLPDQTGTDRSLDELLAAGPVVLFFYPGANTPTCTAEACHFRDLAGEFAAVGASRVGISTDDVETQAGFAGKQGFDYPLLSDSDGTVASAFGVKRGLLGKLAPVKRQTFVIDTDRTVLAVITGELRANTHADDALTFLRNR
- a CDS encoding CinA family protein, whose product is MSRSGTTDPLVAATGAAELVAALSAVSATVATAESLTAGLLSATIAGVPGASAVLRGGVVVYATDLKHSLAGVDAAVLVESGPVAGPTAAQLATGARRTCGADWGVALTGVAGPAAQDGRPPGLVYLGVAGPDGVEVRQLALSGDRWTIRLGAVTAAIAALRDRVGNLPPGGMR
- a CDS encoding PspA/IM30 family protein, which codes for MANPFVRAWKYLMALFDSKIDEHADPKVQIQQAIEDAQRQHQALSQQAASVIGNQRQLEMKLSRQLDEVEKLNANARQAVTLADQAAAAGDSEKAIQYTNAAEAFAAQLVTAEQGVEDLKVLHDQALQAATQAKKAVEQNAMMLQQKVAERTKLLSQLEQAKMQEQVSASLRSMDSTLSAPGSTPSLDAVRDKIERRYADALGAAELAQNSVSGRMMEVQQASIQMAGHSRLEQIRASMKGEQLPAGGTDAAAPAAAPQLDKGQAAQQ